A part of Pirellulaceae bacterium genomic DNA contains:
- a CDS encoding DUF1080 domain-containing protein, translating into MHRLAFTLILFFSSVHCIQADDGGFVDLFNGQNLEGWTQRNGTATYRVDEGQIVGTTSDGSPNSFLCTNQLYGDFELKFEVKVDSRLNSGVQIRSQSVGDKPSGRVNGPQVEISTDKMAGYIYGESAGGWMTPDEVRRPHDYFKEDQWNSYHIVAFGANIQVWLNGQHISDLTHQERFESHPRGFIGLQVHGIGRGQGPYEVRWRNLKIRDLTNFKSLYNGQNLDGWKTTGNWLPQPDGSLLIQPRDGELGWERYDAYLWTEDKYKDFVLDVQYLYPPGGNSGVYFRVGDRADPVEQGIEVQILDSSQKQGPLGHHDHGGVIRTIGPSRNMSQPPGTWNRMVVTCIGSHLQVELNGEQIIDTQLDQGPMKDRPLEGYIGFQDHGQPNNLRFRNIRILKLN; encoded by the coding sequence ATGCACCGCCTTGCGTTCACTCTGATACTTTTCTTCAGCTCAGTCCACTGTATCCAAGCCGATGATGGTGGGTTCGTTGACTTGTTTAATGGTCAGAATCTCGAAGGTTGGACTCAACGCAACGGCACGGCGACTTATCGAGTCGACGAAGGTCAAATCGTCGGTACCACGTCTGATGGCAGTCCCAATTCATTTCTATGTACGAATCAATTATACGGCGACTTCGAGTTGAAGTTTGAGGTCAAGGTTGATAGCCGGCTGAACTCAGGTGTGCAAATTCGCTCGCAGAGTGTTGGCGATAAGCCCAGCGGGCGAGTTAACGGACCACAAGTAGAAATTTCCACCGACAAGATGGCGGGCTATATCTACGGCGAGTCCGCAGGTGGCTGGATGACGCCTGACGAAGTTCGGCGACCACACGACTATTTTAAAGAAGATCAATGGAACTCGTATCATATTGTGGCTTTCGGCGCGAACATCCAGGTCTGGCTCAATGGTCAACACATCTCCGATCTGACTCATCAAGAACGCTTTGAGTCACACCCACGAGGTTTCATTGGATTGCAAGTTCACGGAATCGGTCGTGGCCAAGGACCATACGAAGTTCGCTGGCGAAATTTAAAAATTCGCGATCTGACCAACTTCAAGTCGCTGTACAACGGCCAGAACTTGGATGGCTGGAAGACCACTGGAAATTGGCTGCCTCAGCCTGATGGCTCGCTGCTCATTCAGCCACGTGACGGCGAACTAGGCTGGGAACGTTACGACGCTTATCTGTGGACAGAAGACAAGTACAAGGATTTCGTATTGGATGTCCAGTACCTGTATCCCCCGGGCGGAAACAGTGGCGTCTACTTCCGAGTTGGCGACAGAGCCGATCCAGTCGAGCAGGGGATTGAGGTCCAGATACTCGATTCATCTCAGAAACAAGGACCGCTCGGGCACCATGATCATGGTGGTGTCATCCGCACAATTGGTCCCTCGCGAAACATGTCCCAACCGCCGGGCACCTGGAATCGAATGGTAGTGACCTGTATCGGTAGTCATCTGCAAGTCGAACTGAATGGCGAGCAGATCATCGATACGCAATTGGACCAAGGCCCGATGAAAGACCGGCCACTTGAAGGTTACATTGGCTTTCAAGACCACGGTCAACCCAACAACCTAAGATTTCGCAACATTCGGATTTTGAAGCTGAACTAG
- a CDS encoding PSD1 domain-containing protein, protein MMLPRIVIVACLLAVCIAAQADDALDDNRRLAEQSSFFEREIRPVLIQQCTGCHGPSKQESRLRLDSLEGVLAGGDSGPAIVVGKPQASLLVEALHHRSLGMPPTGKLPDKTIVQFERWIAAGAAWPDSADVVRPITPQVSDQDRQWWAFKPLQKVEPPVAANDKWSQNDVDRFVWQRLVEQGMRPAPQAVQEVLVRRLYFDLIGLPPSPQEIDAFVNDPSPAAYQSLIDRLLDDVRYGEHWARFWLDLVRYSESDGWNKDAYRPHLWRYRDYVIDAFNNDLPYPQFVLDQLAGDESDSDNPSGLVATGFLRLGVYEYNQRDARGQWNDIMNEITDVAGDVFLGLSMSCARCHHHKFDPIPQQDYYKLRAIFEPLIWRDDLVATTQAQKVAHAEKMAQWEQATQSIRHEIAKLLEPYHQRKWKSTVDKFPLDIQACFHMPREDRTSWQEQMAYLVTRQFTEESGGPLSDLSKQDRQRHEELLKQLAEFDHLKPPELPEIMSVTDFAGIISPTIIPGDAKRHSVAPGFLEVLSELDLPRSTSEAVRQGSTGRRTALAKWIAHPRNPLTTRVIVNRIWQQHFGVGLVGTSSDFGQLGDLPTHPDLLDWLTQYFVDQGWSMKRLHRLILSSAVWQQSSLHPEAMVHQQRDPADRLLWRSRVRRLSAEQIRDAMLVMTGEMSPNLGGPSQNENAMRRSIYLQSFRNVNDTFLHAFDLASGLQSVAKRDATTTPLQSLLLLNGQYTLERSTRLASRLLAEHASPTETIRAAFRWTWGIEPRLDDFEQAVRFLEYESGETADQLDIERLGDFCHVLFNSSRFLYVE, encoded by the coding sequence ATGATGTTACCTCGCATTGTCATTGTTGCCTGCCTGCTTGCTGTCTGTATTGCGGCTCAGGCCGACGATGCCTTAGATGACAATCGTCGGTTGGCCGAGCAGAGTTCGTTTTTCGAACGGGAGATTCGCCCGGTACTTATCCAGCAGTGTACTGGCTGTCATGGCCCGTCCAAACAAGAAAGCCGATTGCGGTTGGATTCTCTGGAGGGTGTTCTGGCTGGAGGTGATAGCGGGCCGGCGATCGTCGTCGGAAAGCCGCAGGCAAGTCTACTGGTCGAGGCTCTTCACCACCGTAGCCTCGGAATGCCTCCCACCGGCAAGTTGCCCGATAAGACAATCGTTCAGTTCGAGCGCTGGATCGCCGCTGGAGCGGCCTGGCCCGATTCAGCTGATGTGGTGCGGCCAATCACGCCGCAGGTATCTGATCAGGATCGACAGTGGTGGGCATTTAAGCCGCTCCAGAAAGTCGAGCCCCCTGTCGCAGCCAACGACAAATGGTCCCAAAATGATGTTGATCGTTTTGTTTGGCAGCGGCTGGTCGAGCAAGGAATGCGACCGGCTCCGCAAGCAGTCCAGGAGGTATTGGTGCGGCGTCTGTATTTTGATCTCATCGGGCTGCCTCCATCGCCTCAGGAGATCGACGCCTTTGTCAATGATCCGTCACCTGCAGCTTACCAAAGCCTGATAGATCGTTTGCTGGACGATGTGCGTTATGGTGAGCACTGGGCGCGTTTCTGGTTGGACTTGGTTCGCTACAGCGAATCAGACGGCTGGAATAAAGATGCCTATCGTCCACACTTGTGGCGGTACCGTGATTACGTGATCGACGCCTTTAACAACGATCTTCCCTATCCGCAGTTTGTGCTCGATCAATTGGCGGGCGACGAATCTGATAGCGATAATCCCAGTGGGCTGGTGGCCACCGGGTTCCTTCGCTTGGGAGTCTATGAATACAACCAGCGGGATGCTCGCGGCCAGTGGAATGACATCATGAATGAGATTACCGACGTGGCCGGCGATGTCTTCCTTGGATTGAGCATGTCCTGTGCGCGCTGCCATCATCATAAGTTTGATCCCATTCCTCAGCAGGACTATTACAAACTTCGCGCCATTTTCGAACCGCTGATTTGGCGCGACGACTTGGTGGCCACCACACAAGCCCAGAAAGTAGCCCACGCTGAAAAAATGGCGCAGTGGGAGCAGGCCACTCAGTCGATTCGCCATGAGATCGCCAAGTTATTGGAGCCGTATCATCAACGCAAGTGGAAGTCGACGGTCGATAAGTTCCCTCTCGATATTCAAGCCTGCTTCCACATGCCGCGCGAAGATCGCACATCCTGGCAGGAACAGATGGCTTACTTAGTCACGCGGCAGTTCACGGAGGAGTCAGGCGGACCGCTGAGCGACTTATCAAAACAGGACAGACAGCGGCACGAAGAACTGCTGAAGCAGTTGGCTGAATTCGATCATCTCAAGCCGCCTGAACTGCCTGAGATAATGTCGGTAACGGACTTTGCAGGCATCATCTCTCCCACGATTATCCCTGGTGACGCGAAACGCCATTCGGTTGCTCCTGGGTTTCTAGAGGTGCTTTCGGAATTGGACTTGCCGCGATCAACATCCGAAGCAGTTCGTCAGGGCTCGACGGGGCGTCGGACAGCGCTTGCAAAGTGGATCGCTCATCCGCGCAATCCCTTGACGACGCGCGTCATCGTTAATCGCATTTGGCAACAGCACTTCGGAGTAGGATTGGTTGGCACGTCCAGCGACTTTGGGCAGTTGGGTGATTTGCCGACGCATCCCGACCTGCTGGACTGGTTGACGCAGTATTTCGTCGATCAGGGATGGAGCATGAAACGGCTTCATCGGCTGATTTTATCGTCCGCCGTCTGGCAGCAATCATCGCTGCATCCGGAGGCCATGGTGCATCAGCAGCGGGATCCTGCCGATCGACTGTTATGGAGGTCTCGCGTTCGTCGGTTGTCCGCCGAGCAGATTCGGGACGCGATGCTGGTGATGACGGGCGAGATGTCCCCTAACCTTGGCGGTCCCAGCCAAAACGAGAATGCCATGCGGCGTTCGATCTACCTACAGAGCTTTCGTAATGTGAACGATACGTTCCTTCACGCCTTTGACTTGGCCAGTGGTTTGCAAAGCGTTGCCAAGCGGGATGCGACGACCACGCCACTTCAATCGTTGTTGCTGCTTAATGGCCAGTATACGCTCGAACGATCCACGCGTCTGGCCAGTCGTCTGCTGGCAGAGCATGCGAGCCCCACAGAGACAATTCGCGCCGCTTTTCGCTGGACCTGGGGTATCGAGCCGCGATTGGACGATTTTGAGCAAGCCGTTCGGTTTTTGGAATACGAATCGGGTGAGACTGCTGACCAGTTGGATATCGAGCGGTTGGGTGATTTTTGCCATGTGTTGTTCAACTCCAGCCGATTCCTGTATGTGGAATAG
- a CDS encoding DUF1501 domain-containing protein: MPDDFELETARRLSRREWLSASGMGFGALALQCMLQREALGGVHHPARAKRVIWLFMEGGPSHLDMLDPKPLLNQLAGQPLPISFGEPITAMGEKGSPLLASPRKWTRYGQSGMWASDWIPHIGQCMDDIAVLRACWTNGINHAGGVCQMNTCINFAGRPSLGSWIQYGLGSLNDNLPSFVVMCDNPGRPVNGPRNWGSGFMPASYQGVRIHGTEPEPIANLHFPAGLSETRLTSKLNLLNQFNRSFANTYPQQTELEARIRSYELAFGMQAAAPDALDSSRETEATNRLYGLDQQETQPFGKICLLARRLVEHGVRFVQLYSGTGSKWDSHSSIETSHAQLCRSMDKPVAGLLQDLKQRGLLDDTLVVWAGEFGRTPMSEKKNGRDHNPTGFSIWMAGGGVQGGQAIGSTDELGLYAIQERMHVHDIHASILWLMGLDHMQLSYDQRGRIERPTINEGRFQSRLVSSV, translated from the coding sequence ATGCCAGATGACTTTGAATTGGAAACTGCTCGACGCCTGTCACGACGTGAGTGGCTTAGCGCCAGCGGAATGGGGTTTGGAGCGCTGGCCTTGCAGTGCATGCTGCAGCGCGAGGCATTGGGCGGAGTTCACCACCCCGCCCGGGCTAAACGCGTTATCTGGTTGTTTATGGAAGGCGGCCCCAGCCATTTGGATATGCTCGATCCAAAGCCGCTCTTGAATCAGCTGGCTGGTCAGCCGCTGCCCATTAGTTTTGGAGAACCGATTACGGCCATGGGCGAAAAGGGGTCACCGCTACTCGCCTCACCACGCAAATGGACTCGCTACGGTCAAAGCGGCATGTGGGCCTCCGACTGGATTCCTCATATCGGGCAGTGCATGGATGACATCGCTGTTTTGCGAGCCTGTTGGACCAACGGCATCAATCACGCGGGTGGCGTTTGTCAAATGAATACCTGCATCAACTTTGCCGGAAGACCCTCACTGGGTTCTTGGATTCAATATGGGCTAGGTTCGCTAAACGACAATCTGCCGTCTTTTGTTGTCATGTGCGATAACCCTGGACGACCCGTCAATGGGCCTCGCAATTGGGGTTCCGGGTTCATGCCGGCGTCGTATCAAGGCGTCCGAATCCATGGCACGGAGCCAGAGCCCATTGCCAATCTTCATTTTCCCGCCGGTCTGAGTGAGACTCGGTTGACTTCTAAGCTAAACCTATTGAATCAATTCAATCGCTCCTTCGCGAACACGTATCCCCAACAGACAGAGTTGGAAGCCCGCATTCGCAGCTACGAACTGGCCTTCGGGATGCAGGCGGCGGCTCCCGATGCCTTGGATTCATCACGCGAAACGGAAGCGACCAATCGGCTTTATGGACTCGATCAACAGGAGACACAACCTTTTGGCAAAATCTGCTTGCTAGCGCGACGGCTGGTCGAACATGGTGTTCGTTTCGTGCAGCTCTACAGCGGTACGGGCAGCAAATGGGATTCGCACTCTTCGATAGAAACCAGTCACGCGCAATTGTGCCGCTCGATGGATAAGCCAGTCGCTGGACTGTTGCAAGATTTGAAACAGCGCGGCTTGCTCGATGATACTCTGGTAGTTTGGGCCGGTGAATTTGGGCGAACACCGATGAGCGAAAAGAAGAATGGCCGTGACCACAACCCCACTGGATTCTCTATTTGGATGGCCGGAGGCGGAGTTCAGGGAGGTCAAGCCATTGGATCAACCGATGAGCTGGGACTATATGCCATCCAAGAACGAATGCACGTTCATGATATCCATGCTTCCATTCTGTGGTTGATGGGGTTAGATCACATGCAGTTGAGCTACGATCAGAGAGGCAGGATCGAGCGGCCGACGATTAACGAAGGCCGCTTCCAGAGCAGGCTGGTTTCCTCAGTGTAG
- the infA gene encoding translation initiation factor IF-1 — protein MSKKEEAFEVEGTVVQALANTRFRVQLDTGTEVLAHVAGKMRKNFIRIVPGDKVRVELSPYDLTKGRIVFRER, from the coding sequence ATGTCAAAGAAAGAAGAGGCCTTCGAGGTCGAAGGCACTGTGGTCCAGGCGCTGGCGAATACTCGGTTTCGAGTTCAGCTGGACACGGGCACGGAGGTGCTGGCGCACGTGGCTGGTAAGATGCGCAAAAACTTTATCCGTATCGTTCCTGGCGACAAGGTGCGTGTCGAGCTATCTCCTTACGACTTAACCAAAGGCCGTATTGTCTTTCGCGAACGCTAA
- a CDS encoding SAM-dependent methyltransferase — protein MTLPSVQDSAASSQQISPEQFAFLVCQPGTEAVLKREFASPSHDYRLAFSRPGLLTLKANEGRPGQPLALPAHPLIRRAGWVLGQIRGGIAQPMLERVLELATAHGLADSQTDMHVFQRDSNLPGHGGFEPGITPLAEEIAHQLGKIWPVAVAVNGDCVIGQQILNVIIVEPDYWIVGQHTACDTIDCWPGGVARIIEPELMVSRAYLKMAEAIRWSQLSLQAGDAIVEIGSAPGGATQCLLDMGLRVTGVDPAEMDPSILEHPRFTHWRSKAAGVKRRGYREFRWLAADANVAPNYTLDLVEDIVNYPTSRLEGLLLTLKLPSFDLLEHLEDYVKRIRSWHMERVQVRQLAHNRRELCVVAARKA, from the coding sequence ATGACCCTACCATCCGTCCAGGATTCTGCCGCCAGTTCGCAGCAAATCTCTCCAGAACAGTTTGCCTTTTTGGTTTGTCAGCCGGGCACCGAAGCGGTACTCAAACGAGAATTTGCATCGCCCAGCCACGATTACCGGTTGGCATTTTCACGACCAGGGCTATTAACGCTGAAAGCAAATGAGGGCAGGCCCGGCCAGCCGCTCGCACTACCAGCCCATCCACTGATTCGCCGCGCTGGCTGGGTATTGGGCCAGATTCGGGGCGGAATCGCCCAGCCCATGCTTGAGCGAGTACTTGAGTTGGCTACTGCGCATGGGCTGGCCGATTCGCAGACCGACATGCACGTCTTCCAACGCGATAGCAATTTGCCTGGCCATGGTGGTTTCGAGCCCGGTATTACTCCGTTGGCCGAAGAAATCGCCCACCAGCTTGGCAAAATCTGGCCAGTGGCGGTCGCGGTAAACGGCGACTGTGTGATAGGCCAGCAGATTCTGAATGTTATCATCGTCGAGCCCGATTACTGGATTGTGGGGCAACACACGGCGTGCGATACCATCGACTGCTGGCCAGGAGGCGTCGCCAGGATCATCGAGCCCGAGTTGATGGTCAGCCGCGCCTATCTGAAAATGGCTGAAGCGATTCGGTGGAGTCAATTGTCTTTGCAGGCCGGCGACGCAATCGTAGAAATTGGCAGCGCTCCAGGCGGGGCAACTCAGTGTCTCTTAGACATGGGGCTGCGAGTGACGGGAGTCGATCCGGCTGAAATGGATCCCAGTATTTTGGAGCATCCTCGCTTCACACATTGGCGATCGAAGGCGGCGGGCGTCAAGCGCAGAGGCTACCGCGAATTCCGTTGGTTGGCTGCCGACGCCAATGTGGCTCCAAACTACACGTTGGACCTCGTCGAGGACATTGTGAACTACCCCACCAGCCGACTCGAAGGACTTTTGCTGACGCTCAAGCTGCCCAGTTTCGATTTGCTGGAGCATCTGGAGGACTATGTTAAGCGCATCCGCAGCTGGCATATGGAACGAGTTCAGGTACGACAGCTGGCTCATAATCGCCGGGAATTATGCGTCGTCGCGGCCAGGAAAGCATAG
- the xerC gene encoding tyrosine recombinase XerC has translation MHQYVAQFLHYLAIERNSSDLTIKSYREDLIDLADFLVDSLGKNIQPKDVTPRDLRGYVAALHEAGYAQSSISRKLASLRSFYRYAQRQQLSPSNPAKPLRNPRGGRKLPHFLTSSEIGQLLQAPLVAESGGVRDRAILETMYSAGLRVSEVVGLNDGDIDWAEAITRVRGKGRRERLAPLGTFAIAALKQYLSVRKLSPRIPKGAEAPVFVNRFGTRLTVRSVGRMLEKYIAQVGLDTRTSPHTLRHSFATHLIDRGADIRSVQELLGHKSLVTTQIYTHLSTANLREIYLKAHPRA, from the coding sequence ATGCATCAGTATGTTGCTCAATTCTTGCATTACCTAGCCATCGAAAGGAATTCGTCGGACTTGACGATCAAGTCCTATCGCGAAGATCTGATAGACCTGGCGGATTTCTTGGTCGACTCGTTGGGCAAGAATATTCAACCCAAGGATGTCACGCCACGCGATCTGCGAGGCTATGTGGCAGCCCTACACGAGGCGGGGTACGCTCAATCAAGCATCTCTCGCAAGCTAGCCTCGCTACGAAGCTTCTATCGTTATGCACAGCGGCAACAACTCAGCCCGTCCAATCCAGCCAAACCGCTGCGAAATCCGCGCGGCGGGCGAAAACTACCTCACTTTTTGACCAGTTCTGAGATTGGTCAGTTGTTGCAAGCACCGCTTGTGGCCGAAAGTGGTGGGGTTCGCGATCGGGCCATTTTGGAAACCATGTACTCGGCTGGATTGCGTGTCAGCGAAGTTGTGGGTCTGAACGACGGCGATATCGACTGGGCCGAAGCGATCACGCGCGTTCGCGGTAAAGGACGTCGCGAACGACTAGCACCGCTGGGCACGTTTGCCATCGCCGCTCTGAAACAGTATTTGTCGGTTCGCAAGCTATCTCCGCGTATCCCCAAAGGTGCCGAGGCTCCGGTTTTTGTTAATCGCTTTGGTACGCGGCTGACAGTCCGCAGCGTGGGACGTATGCTGGAGAAGTACATCGCGCAGGTTGGGCTGGACACACGCACATCACCACACACGTTGCGCCACAGCTTTGCCACACACCTGATCGACCGCGGTGCCGACATCCGCAGCGTACAGGAGCTGCTGGGCCACAAGAGTCTGGTCACGACGCAAATCTACACGCACTTATCAACCGCCAACCTGCGCGAGATTTACCTCAAGGCGCATCCACGCGCCTAG